From Leucoraja erinacea ecotype New England chromosome 29, Leri_hhj_1, whole genome shotgun sequence:
ccgaactTTTATCGATATTATAAATGCAATATAACAAACATTATTTTGAAGTTATATATGTAAATATAAGAAAACATTATAtgaagtaagaaattcattgttccatctgggacatatgacattaaaacactcttgactattttaCGAGTGCTGATCGTATGATTAGCTCAATGCCACCAACCTGGTTGCCGAGGTTTCTGCTGCTAGTGCTATCTGTGGTGACCAAATGATTGTAGGTGGAGCCGTCTCTCGGCGACCATCACGTAGGCAGTAGTAGTTATCTGCAAATTTATGACTGGGACCAACTGGTAGAATCGGCGGCTCTGGGCTTCTGAAACACAATATTTCAAAATTCTGACGTGACAAAAAGGAACTTAATTTTTCATAAAAAGCCTGTCCTGAAAATAACTGGTAAACATTCAACGGTGAAATGATGGGAACTCAAAAGCATCATTCAGTCCCACTCGTGCCGGTCGGCATTAACACAGcattatacaatagacaataggtgcaggagtaggccattcggcctttcgagccagcaccgccattcaatgtgatcatggctgatcatagaaacatagaaattaggtgcaggagtaggccattcggcctttcgagccagcaccgccattcaatatgatcatggctgatcatccaactcagtatcccgtaactgccttctctccataccccctgatccccttagccacaagggccacatctaactccctcttaaatatagccaatgaactggcctcaactaccctctgtggcagagagttccagagattcaccactctctgtgtgaaaaaagttcttctcatgtcagttttaaaggatttcccctttatccttaagctgtgaccccttgtcctggacttccctaacatcgggaacaatcttcctgcatctagcctgtccaaccccttaagaattttgtaagtttctataagatcccctctcaatcttctaaattctagagagtataaaccaagtctatccagtctttcttcataagacagtcctgacatcccaggaatcagtctggtgaaccgtctctgcactccctctatggcaataatgtccttcctcagatttggagaccaaaactgtacgcaatactccaggtgtggtctcaccaagaccctgtacaactacagtagaacctctctgctcctatactcaaatccttttgcaatgaaagctaacataccattcgcgatcatccccaatcagtaccccgttcctgccttctccccgtatcccctgactccgctcctCCTCCTCGATAGTCCACCAAGCCACAGCGCGTTCTCAGCTCCTTCTACTGAttagcatgcaccaaaagcttttcactgtgaaaaggaaggaactgcagatgctggtttaaaccaaaggtagacacaaaatgctggagtaactcagcgggacaggaagcatctctggagagaaggaatgggtgacgtttctggggaaggatctcgccccgaaatgtcacccatttgttctctccagcaatgctgcctgtcacgctgtgttactcaagcattttgtgtctatcaaaagcttttcaccgtacctcggtacacgtgacaataaactgaaccggAATTGGAATGATCAAATTTCTCTGATTTCAGGTCATCtgcactcccccctctccaccacgaccccccctcccccaaagccaTCTTTTCCACAGCACAATGCCCCCTCTCACCCAGCTTCTCCCTCACCCACACCATCAGCTCATCACCAACACATTCCTTGGTCTCAAAATCCACCTTCCTTTCCCATCAAATTCTATCATCAGCATTCACCGATTACATCCTCTAATTTACCTCCTCTCTCATCATTCGTAATtcaacccccccactccccccccccccccgccccgcccctgcAGCGGCTCTCCCTCCACATTACTCCATCAACGTCGCCTCACCTGGACCCACCTATCGCATACCAGCTCTTGCCCCACGCACCCCCTCTTTATTTTGGGTACCTTCactcaattattttatttcagcatccttttcccgccacagatgctgcctgacccaccgggtACCGCCAGCAGATTGTTTATAAAGAAATCAATTTTTCTTTTGACCACTGAACCTCAGGAAAGATATTTTGGTATCAGTAAAGGTTCAGCAGAGATTCATCCAGGAAtagtcccaggaatgagtgggttaacacatgatgagcgttcaatggcactgggcctgtactcactagagtttataaaaatgagtggggggagggacctcattgaaaagtactaaatagtgaaaggattggataaagtggatgtggaaaggatgtttccactggtgggagagtctaggactacaggtcatcgcgtcagaattaaaggatgttcctttgggaaggagggattttttttgtcagagggtggtgaatctgtggaatactttgccacagaaggctgtggaggggaagtcaatggatacttttaagacagagatagatagattcttgattagtacaggtgtcatgggagaagacctgaaatgtcacatccatgtgttggaaggaactgcagatgctagtttacaccgaagaaaggcacaaaatgttggagtaactcagcgggacaggcaccatctctggatagacggaatgggtgacccttcagaagaagggactcgacccaaaaagtcacccattccttccatctagagatgctgtctatcacttatccatgttcttcagagatgctacttgacaagcagagtaactccagcacgttgtgtctttctttgtaaactagcatctacagttccttatttttacatattttaaGATCCCTCTGACATCAATTAAGCACTTCCAGAAGAGAGCCATTAACTCTATTGGAAAGCTGGTTCCTTATGATTGCAGCAGTTTATATGTTGTATTACCTGGAAGCAACTTCAGTGTATCGAAGCTGCAGCTTAGCTTGAAGATTCCTCTGGAAAAAACAGACAAGAGATTATtcagaaccaaaacatcacccatattCCTGTATATGATCTGGTTACATATACCTAACTCAGTCTTTTCCTAAATTATATTGCATGGATATAGATGTTTACCTTGGTGCTGCTGTTTTGTGGTAATTTATCACAGTTGCTAAGATCATATTAGATGAAAGGGACCTATATAGTTGCTGTAGTTGTCAATGcgctattatatatatatgtgtgtgtgtgtgcgcatgttagAATGAGATTATTTACCCCTAtacaatatatgtgtgtgtgtgtgtatatagggaTATATGTATACACCTATACACacctatatatacatatatcacacAAATACAAACAGTGCCCTCCTTGCCGTTTTCCTATTATAAAACAGTGATATATTTAGTcatgtcaagtcacatttatttatatagcacatttaaaaaactctagttggccaaagtgctttacatttgtataaTGTAATTGTACATTTACACCCTATACCCATGCATATGTATATGATTTGTATAA
This genomic window contains:
- the ndufa7 gene encoding NADH dehydrogenase [ubiquinone] 1 alpha subcomplex subunit 7, coding for MASATKIIQWLRNLAAGRNLQAKLQLRYTEVASRSPEPPILPVGPSHKFADNYYCLRDGRRETAPPTIIWSPQIALAAETSATSSESTVAATGVKMPVKPGQPVKMELSTDQPYL